In a genomic window of Trichoderma atroviride chromosome 4, complete sequence:
- a CDS encoding uncharacterized protein (EggNog:ENOG41): MNQPQRLQPIPPPQLTAAQKDLFDNIVASISKDLDAGHSFITQNEEGAFVGPFNSWIHSPITGAAIWNLIKEMKRDEKLPQNLRQIAIVTAGSHFKANYEVYAHASMARQYFSEEQVDALSNGLLPQGLLLEEQLVYRVTKALVKGGASS; encoded by the coding sequence ATGAATCAACCTCAGCGCCTACAGCCTATTCCTCCACCCCAACTTACAGCCGCTCAAAAGGATCTATTCGACAATATTGTTGCGTCCATTAGCAAAGACTTGGATGCTGGCCATTCTTTCATCACGCAAAATGAAGAGGGTGCCTTTGTTGGGCCATTTAATAGCTGGATTCATTCACCCATTACCGGAGCTGCAATATGGAATCTAATCAAGGAGATGAAACGGgacgagaagctgcctcAGAATCTACGACAAATTGCTATTGTCACGGCTGGGTCACATTTTAAAGCCAATTACGAAGTCTATGCTCACGCTTCAATGGCGCGACAGTACTTTTCTGAGGAGCAAGTTGATGCTCTATCCAATGGTCTACTTCCGCAGGGGCTCCTGTTAGAAGAGCAGCTAGTTTATAGGGTTACAAAGGCATTGGTCAAAGGGGGGGCCTCTAGCTGA
- a CDS encoding uncharacterized protein (EggNog:ENOG41): MDKQLVLARETQGATVQDQMELSSPVSSETLALQQRMRANFVELQEQRLHKLISEGHLCVGGRSLVWVDEHGLLTAQNMSSKYPREKKPFFHAGSDADVTQISKSKTISRHCWGKEHSGSEKDVLGSLLEHLVTKEIKYLPITTHLTWKNLLADLESSTATHTPTSVMFKKLKEAITEEKDDWGHLDFFVDNCEDQKEFFDIDLDALSAALYRIAGVDAHRSKPWIALRQIDEDLADEIFTLCNLAKRVQTEELSLEQLPCLSELVNGLRDTLWEWKMVGKMDRLFKVMEAKVFGRS, translated from the coding sequence ATGGACAAACAGTTGGTCTTGGCTCGAGAAACCCAAGGTGCGACTGTGCAGGACCAGATGGAGCTTTCTTCTCCCGTCTCAAGCGAGACTCTTGCGTTACAGCAGAGGATGAGAGCTAATTTCGTCGAGCTTCAAGAACAGAGGCTTCATAAGTTGATTAGCGAAGGCCATCTTTGCGTTGGTGGTCGCTCCCTTGTATGGGTCGATGAGCATGGGCTTCTTACAGCACAAAACATGAGCAGCAAGTATCCACGAGAGAAGAAACCTTTCTTCCACGCAGGATCAGACGCTGATGTGACTCAAATATCTAAATCCAAAACGATATCGCGTCACTGTTGGGGCAAAGAACATTCTGGAAGTGAAAAGGATGTTTTGGGCTCTCTTTTAGAGCATCTCGTCACGAAAGAGATCAAATATCTACCCATCACTACTCATTTAACCTGGAAGAACCTTTTGGCTGATCTCGAAAGCTCGACGGCTACTCATACACCGACATCGGTCATGTTCAAGAAGTTGAAGGAAGCCATAaccgaagaaaaagatgactGGGGTCACCTCGACTTTTTCGTTGACAACTGTGAAGATCAGAAGGAATTTTTCGACATAGATCTAGACGCGCTTTCCGCAGCCTTATACCGAATCGCCGGGGTAGATGCTCATCGGAGCAAACCTTGGATAGCGTTACGCCAGATCGACGAGGACTTGGCTGATGAGATCTTCACACTTTGTAATTTGGCAAAGAGGGTGCAAACAGAAGAGCTCTCTCTAGAACAGCTTCCTTGTCTATCTGAGCTTGTCAATGGCTTGCGAGACACACTTTGGGAGTGGAAGATGGTAGGAAAAATGGACCGACTGTTCAAAGTCATGGAAGCAAAAGTTTTTGGTCGGTCATAG
- a CDS encoding uncharacterized protein (EggNog:ENOG41), with protein MAQTLGSSLDAQGLADEQRGLLDLIDKLQFAQLDNVKLPQIVVVGDQSAGKSSVLEALSGTPFPRDAGACTRHATEIRLRRSKETNLKVSIIPDKNRPYNEQARLLQFGGDAGIDTPFDAMMREATELIAPRNIPGRFAARDILVVEKTGPEMPMLSLVDLPGLVRVANRDQSEADIQTIEILSDRYMKSSRTIILAVIGGNNDYVQAPILKKARHFDPSGSRTIGVLTKPDMTEGIGLEDKFIGLVTNQDQENNFKLGWYILLNPGPGEFWSSLEERSRREADFFARGKWAALPPQMLGIEALRQKLSSQLQRHVGKHVKTLRRQIQQALEQCEAELKAMGSGKETIEEMRFEMGELFSASNNLVTPAVNGNYKNPVGESFFARHSHPKGTPAQKLRARVREESERFARLFRQHNSKVNFSSSSSSGANNLPAAGVVGDQSKKEFAQREVEPLLRQIRGNELPLDSNPRAPYILFQDFSRAWPVLAQEYKDNVGVICNEFLADVIDYVWPLRMRDPLRFHFLENKMKEMMEEAEKELKRLTDDLELEIQPYDPEYEQRLVRWRAEALKDGGTYTEAEEVLEKMLIYYDLTARIFTRNTITQVVERHLLMRLLGLFNPIEILRMQNATVEAIAAENKEARDKRAALKARKVAIEEARSICASLAMRSELRSYDDDMDDEVATDDEDQRRNSYSSKRYLTSLPNGNMQQPQVTPSSPVRRKKREERSRSSISVDTTQRPPPIPQQSHPDLQTNGVAHQEVSPQEWDEAYYTTAQSAPHHAPPPPPPRPQKVGFEDRDGYDSPHRNKDSVRQKLASTLRGGVHHAQS; from the coding sequence ATGGCTCAAACCCTCGGCTCTTCGCTAGATGCGCAGGGGCTCGCAGACGAGCAGAGAGGCTTGTTGGATCTCATCGATAAACTCCAGTTTGCGCAGCTAGACAATGTCAAACTTCCACAAATTGTCGTCGTTGGCGACCAATCCGCCGGCAAAAGCTCCGTCCTAGAAGCCCTCAGCGGCACGCCATTCCCGCGAGATGCCGGAGCGTGCACTCGCCATGCCACAGAGATTCGATTGAGAAGATCGAAAGAAACTAATCTCAAAGTATCTATTATCCCAGACAAGAACCGTCCATACAATGAACAGGCTCGCCTGTTGCAGTTTGGAGGAGACGCTGGCATCGACACGCCCTTTGATGCCATGATGAGAGAAGCAACCGAACTCATCGCCCCTCGAAATATTCCGGGACGTTTTGCTGCTCGCGATATCCTCGTCGTAGAAAAGACGGGGCCGGAAATGCCCATGCTGAGTCTTGTCGATCTTCCCGGATTGGTCCGTGTGGCCAACCGAGATCAGTCCGAGGCCGACATTCAGACCATCGAGATCCTATCTGATCGATACATGAAGAGCAGCCGAACAATCATTCTGGCTGTTATTGGCGGCAACAACGATTATGTACAGGCGCCAATATTGAAGAAGGCTCGTCACTTCGACCCTTCGGGCTCGCGAACCATTGGCGTCCTCACAAAGCCTGATATGACAGAAGGTATCGGCCTCGAAGACAAATTCATCGGGCTTGTAACAaatcaagaccaagaaaaCAATTTTAAGCTCGGATGGTATATTCTGCTTAATCCAGGCCCGGGAGAATTCTGGTCATCTCTCGAAGAAAGATCACGGCGTGAGGCAGATTTCTTCGCAAGAGGCAAATGGGCAGCTTTGCCGCCTCAAATGTTGGGAATAGAAGCCCTGCGACAAAAGCTCAGTTCTCAGTTACAACGACATGTAGGAAAGCATGTCAAGACGCTTCGAAGACAGATTCAACAAGCCCTTGAGCAGTGTGAGGCGGAGCTGAAAGCCATGGGTTCTGGAAAGGAAACCATCGAAGAGATGCGCTTCGAAATGGGCGAGCTCTTCTCTGCATCTAACAACTTGGTTACTCCCGCTGTAAATGGCAATTATAAAAATCCCGTTGGAGAATCCTTTTTTGCCCGACACTCTCATCCCAAGGGTACACCAGCGCAGAAGCTCCGGGCTCGCGTCCGCGAAGAAAGCGAAAGGTTTGCACGCCTTTTCCGCCAGCACAACAGCAAGGtcaacttttcttcttcctctagCTCCGGGGCGAACAACCTGCCGGCAGCAGGAGTCGTCGGCGACCAATCCAAGAAGGAGTTTGCTCAAAGAGAAGTTgagccgctgctgcgacaGATTCGCGGTAACGAGCTTCCTCTCGACTCTAACCCAAGAGCTCCATATATACTTTTCCAAGACTTTTCTCGCGCCTGGCCCGTTCTGGCTCAAGAGTATAAAGATAACGTTGGCGTTATTTGTAACGAATTTCTCGCTGATGTAATTGATTACGTCTGGCCACTGCGGATGAGAGACCCCTTGCGTTTCCATTTCCTCGAGAACAAGATgaaagagatgatggaagaagcagaaaaggagCTCAAGAGACTGACTGACGATTTGGAGTTGGAAATTCAGCCATACGATCCCGAATATGAACAGCGTCTCGTCAGATGGCGCGCAGAAGCTTTGAAAGACGGTGGCACCTATACTGAGGCGGAAGAAGTGCTCGAGAAGATGCTCATATACTATGACCTGACAGCACGGATATTCACCCGCAACACCATCACTCAGGTTGTCGAGCGACACTTGCTTATGAGGTTGCTCGGGCTATTCAACCCCATTGAGATTCTCCGCATGCAGAATGCCACTGTTgaggccatcgccgccgagaACAAAGAGGCTCGCGACAAGCGCGCGGCGCTGAAGGCGAGGAAGGTGGCTATTGAGGAAGCACGGAGCATATGTGCTAGCCTGGCGATGAGAAGCGAGCTACGCTCATACGATGATGACATGGATGACGAGGTTGCgacagatgatgaggaccAGCGCCGGAACAGCTACAGCTCTAAGCGCTATTTGACATCCTTGCCGAATGGAAatatgcagcagccgcaagtCACGCCAAGCTCGCCGGTTCGTCGAAAGAAGCGCGAAGAGCGGTCTCGTTCATCTATTAGTGTAGATACTACACAGCGACCGCCGCCAATCCCTCAACAGAGCCATCCCGATCTCCAGACCAATGGAGTAGCTCACCAGGAGGTTTCCCCTCAGGAGTGGGATGAAGCATATTACACGACAGCGCAGTCAGCGCCTCAccatgcgccgccgccacctcctccacGCCCTCAAAAGGTGGGATTTGAGGACCGCGATGGATATGATTCACCGCATCGGAATAAAGACAGTGTAAGGCAGAAGTTGGCTTCGACACTCAGAGGGGGCGTTCACCATGCTCAGAGCTGA
- a CDS encoding uncharacterized protein (EggNog:ENOG41): MSKPSHYNTTNPATGELVKNFASCSDEEVFSALAKAHEAYIKIWRQTPVAKRCEIMGKTAALMRERKQELSEIAVMEMGKTISAMEAEVDISADILEYYAKNGQEFLKTVPCPGVPGAEVVSEPIGVILAIEPWNFPYYQIARVAGPQIVAGNTMLVKPASTVPQCALAFEKLLVDAGAPAGVYTNLLCSVSQVNALIDSFLVRGVTLTGSERAGASVAERAGRNMKKVVLELGGSDPLIVLEDANLEEAIQVAAAGRMICMGQACASIKRYIVVGKERGAEFQQGIVKAFTAMQAGDPMDRSTTLGPLFAESGVRDIIAQVEQAKAAGATVVCGGKRVNRPGCYMEPTLITDISPENPLYQQEAFGPVASLYVVDTEDEAVEIANATPFGLGSSIYSSNIEHAKEVAAKMDAGMVFINSALNAGADVPFGGVKNSGFGRELGELGICEFLNKKLVRVHQNYL; the protein is encoded by the coding sequence atgtccaAGCCTTCGCACTACAATACTACCAACCCTGCTACCGGAGAGCTGGTGAAAAACTTTGCAAGTTGCTCGGATGAAGAGGTCTTCTCAGCGCTCGCAAAGGCCCACGAAGCATACATCAAAATATGGCGTCAGACTCCGGTAGCCAAACGATGTGAAATAATGGGCAAGACTGCCGCCTTGATGCGCGAGCGTAAGCAAGAGCTGTCCGAGATTGCTGTCATGGAAATGGGCAAGACAATCAGCGCAATGGAGGCAGAGGTGGACATCTCGGCTGATATTTTGGAATACTACGCCAAGAACGGCCAAGAATTCCTCAAGACGGTGCCTTGTCCTGGTGTACCCGGTGCCGAAGTCGTTTCTGAGCCCATCGGCGTTATCCTGGCCATTGAGCCTTGGAACTTCCCCTATTACCAGATTGCGCGGGTGGCCGGCCCTCAGATTGTCGCCGGAAACACAATGCTGGTCAAGCCTGCATCCACCGTGCCTCAGTGCGCTTTAGCCTTTGAGAAGCTATTGGTTGATGCCGGGGCGCCCGCTGGAGTCTACACGAATCTCCTGTGCTCGGTTTCTCAAGTGAATGCCCTAATTGATAGCTTCCTCGTGCGTGGAGTCACCCTGACGGGCAGTGAGCGAGCCGGTGCCTCAGTGGCAGAACGTGCCGGCCGCAATATGAAGAAGGTTGTGCTCGAGTTGGGAGGCTCGGATCCGCTCATCGTTCTTGAAGACGCAaatcttgaagaagccatcCAAGTGGCTGCCGCTGGGAGAATGATTTGCATGGGCCAAGCCTGCGCGTCAATCAAGCGTTATATCGTTGTTGGCAAAGAGCGTGGCGCCGAGTTCCAGCAAGGAATTGTCAAGGCTTTCACAGCTATGCAGGCCGGCGACCCCATGGATCGATCTACAACACTGGGGCCATTGTTTGCTGAGAGTGGTGTCCGCGATATCATAGCCCAGGTCGAGCAGGCCAAGGCTGCGGGTGCTACTGTTGTCTGCGGTGGAAAGCGAGTCAACCGTCCGGGCTGTTACATGGAACCAACGCTCATTACAGACATTTCTCCAGAAAACCCCCTCTACCAACAGGAGGCCTTTGGGCCGGTCGCCTCCCTCTATGTGGTTGACACAGAGGACGAGGCCGTTGAGATTGCTAATGCAACCCCGTTTGGTCTGGGCTCATCAATTTACTCCTCCAACATTGAACACGCTAAAGAAGTGGCTGCCAAGATGGACGCCGGCATGGTATTCATTAACTCAGCCCTCAATGCTGGTGCGGATGTGCCGTTTGGGGGAGTGAAGAATTCTGGATTTGGTAGggagcttggagagctgGGCATCTGCGAATTCCTCAACAAGAAGTTGGTTCGAGTGCACCAAAATTATCTGTAA
- a CDS encoding uncharacterized protein (EggNog:ENOG41), protein MEIVLKNKMDKVKRDAWKLQFGDSEIQISAILPIFASIASKANAYISTALTASPPASLAWGGISVLLPLFLNPSEQAGSLAKGLDYISTLIVRGQLREGLYSRRYALEKTTNGCQPSSLDHLAYKRALEAQYRKILRFQAETFCHFAKNAAYRLGLDAVKWNDWEAMIDDVRLQEDALAALDSLWHDVQYSQDSSAVKKQHQESLAAWLTISEDVSSLRKALAEAEKDHDRAKLLSWLCQVDPSQMYNAARDKHEVGTSEWLMTNQQLLAWEKEDKSLLWIHGKAGSGKSILSSSIIKHLDDKYLSDPLTAVAYFYFSFTDPQKQGVDIMLASIIKQILACRPSIPQSALRLKEYKVSGKRPDTQTLTTALNDAIFGFSAVYIVIDALDECPTLSGERKKLFKALNAILDKAPENLHLLFTSRKESDISAAMKRYLSRPCSYELDLLAYRPTIDDDIGIFIDTILASDDYESWPASVKEEARVSLVEKADGMFQYVRCQFDALGDLSTVAEVHEALQSLPDGLGATYDRMLLNINPKFQSRIIDSLKWLAFSLTPIAVDWLSEIFTFRAEHIHPPDETEKLFHANDIIKYFSSLVVVADDVVRLAHFSIKEYLISTRITGGPAAAFALNEMDAHLYIATSCLAYHILHADDGLYKRIKWEDRFKDKPDDLDSYTSMQWALHLEMVPSKLWPSEIVQKAASALDARSKTLAKMISFDTWYFPQENQFLARPICYTTRLGLSNLTMMLLSNGPETNNFFTQEDLDSALADAAYKGSIELVRWLLDKGASVQVEEDVVSTNSTENMMRNFSAIKEHASALHAAALGGHLEIVQLLVDKGADINASHGIVSGSALHAAAMEGHLDIVKFLTGRGANIHARLCWQGSVLASSIHPTKDQCFHFLLSKGALKNDDGETALIRAASVSRWDLCYLLLDQGASIHASDPNGMYGSPLQAACTIISFDREGGDFTKRVNFVERLLDLGADINAPGGNNGNALNTACRSGDIHLVKMLLGRGADVNAKDRLGNYALQYSLSAPRDRLDIIKLLLSNGANVNAQSFQGSALQNACRVGCSKDEISLLLEYGANIHAEKEEYGSALEAAAAYGHEWLVRELLERGVDVNERGGQYRTALQAAYRLSNSEQAQDMAKLLLDHGADVHVKGGMFGSPLNVAAANLRLPNSSIQQLLDLGVDINDCEVINGKTALQATLENFTDDTEPTKLIERLQFLFERGADANVGAELFGFALHSAVMANHESVRVPLYRNVGLEFLLDNYPDINVNAEGGKYGSALQAAAYAGQPESVKLLIQKGAKVNAQGGGYKNALNAATIWGFWDIVTILLDNGAEPDCYRSEKPDEEWLCRMVEKCGRGARERYKRVWEMKNPKLDVADRGL, encoded by the exons ATGGAAATCGTGCTCAAAAACAAAATGGACAAAGTCAAGCGTGACGCTTGGAAGCTCCAATTCGGAGATTCTGAGATCCAGATCTCCGCCATATTACCGATCTTTGCGAGCATTGCTAGCAAAGCCAACGCATACATCTCCACTGCGCTGACTGCCAGCCCGCCCGCCTCGCTTGCATGGGGAGGGATTAGCGTATTGCTGCCT CTTTTTCTTAATCCATCTGAACAAGCTGGGTCGCTCGCAAAAGGGCTAGATTACATCTCGACTCTTATTGTTCGGGGCCAACTGCGCGAGGGCTTATACTCAAGGCGATATGCGCTAGAAAAGACGACCAACGGGTGTCAGCCATCTAGCCTTGATCACCTGGCTTACAAGAGGGCTTTGGAAGCCCAGTACCGAAAGATTTTGAGATTCCAGGCTGAAACCTTCTGTCACTTTGCAAAAAACGCCGCGTACAGGCTTGGCTTGGATGCTGTCAAGTGGAACGATTGGGAGGCGATGATCGATGATGTGCGCCTACAAGAAGACGCGCTTGCTGCGCTGGACAGCCTTTGGCATGATGTTCAATATAGCCAAGACTCTTCGGCGGTAAAGAAACAGCATCAAGAGTCTCTTGCCGCTTGGCTTACTATTAGCGAAGATGTTTCTAGCTTACGAAAGGCActagcagaagcagaaaaagacCATGATCGTGCAAAACTTTTATCCTGGTTATGCCAAGTGGATCCTTCTCAGATGTATAATGCAGCTCGTGACAAACATGAAGTTGGAACAAGCGAGTGGCTGATGACGAACCAACAACTCCTGGCttgggaaaaagaagacaaatcTCTGCTATGGATTCATGGTAAAG CTGGCTCAGGAAAGTCCATACTGAGCTCTTCAATCATAAAACATCTTGATGATAAATACTTATCCGATCCATTGACTGCGGTGGCCTACTTCTACTTTAGCTTTACCGATCCTCAGAAACAAGGGGTAGACATCATGCTCGCATCCATCATCAAGCAGATCTTAGCTTGTCGGCCAAGTATTCCGCAATCGGCTCTGAGGCTCAAAGAATACAAAGTCAGCGGCAAGCGACCTGACACTCAAACTCTAACAACCGCACTAAACGATGCTATCTTTGGGTTTTCGGCGGTATATATCGTGATTGACGCTCTGGATGAGTGCCCGACTCTGAGTGGTGAACGGAAGAAGCTTTTTAAAGCGTTAAACGCCATTCTCGACAAAGCACCTGAAAATCTGCATCTCCTATTCACCAGCCGTAAAGAGAGCGATATTAGCGCAGCAATGAAGCGCTACTTATCACGCCCATGCAGTTATGAACTAGATTTATTGGCCTATAGGCCTACTATTGATGACGACATTGGTATATTTATCGATACGATCCTTGCAAGTGACGATTACGAATCTTGGCCTGCAAGTGtaaaggaagaagcaagggTCTCGTTGGTTGAGAAGGCGGATGGCAT GTTCCAATATGTTCGCTGCCAGTTCGATGCACTTGGTGACTTATCAACTGTCGCTGAAGTCCATGAAGCCCTTCAAAGTCTTCCCGATGGCCTGGGTGCAACTTATGACAGGATGCTCTTGAATATCAACCCGAAATTCCAATCCCGGATCATAGATTCGCTAAAGTGGCTGGCCTTTTCGCTTACTCCCATTGCAGTCGATTGGTTGTCAGAGATCTTCACATTTCGTGCTGAGCACATCCACCCTCCTGATGAAACAGAGAAGCTATTCCATGCTAATGACATcataaaatatttttctaGCTTGGTAGTAGTTGCTGATGATGTTGTTCGCTTGGCGCACTTTTCTATTAAAGAATACCTGATTTCTACACGGATCACTGGcgggccagcagcagcatttgcGCTTAATGAGATGGACGCCCACTTATACATCGCAACTTCGTGTTTGGCCTACCACATCCTGCACGCCGATGATGGTCTATATAAACGTATCAAATGGGAGGACCGTTTCAAGGACAAACCGGACGACTTGGACAGTTATACAAGCATGCAGTGGGCCCTGCATCTCGAAATGGTTCCGAGCAAGCTGTGGCCTTCTGAAATCGTCCAAAAGGCAGCATCTGCCCTTGATGCTCGTAGCAAGACTCTGGCTAAAATGATATCTTTCGACACATGGTATTTTCCTCAAGAGAATCAATTCTTAGCACGACCAATATGCTACACTACTCGGCTAGGTCTTTCGAATCTCACCATGATGCTGCTCTCGAACGGACCTGAAACCAACAACTTTTTTACCCAAGAAGATTTAGACTCGGCGTTGGCGGATGCGGCTTATAAGGGAAGCATTGAGTTGGTCCGTTGGCTTCTTGACAAGGGCGCCAGTGTAcaggtggaagaagatgttgtGAGCACTAATAGTACTGAAAATATGATGCGCAATTTCAGTGCCATCAAAGAACATGCTTCGGCATTACACGCTGCAGCGCTAGGTGGTCACCTCGAGATTGTGCAGCTTTTGGTTGACAAGGGAGCGGATATCAATGCGAGTCACGGTATAGTATCTGGTTCGGCATTgcacgcagcagcaatggaagGTCATCTCGACATTGTCAAGTTTCTTACTGGCCGTGGAGCTAATATTCACGCTCGATTATGCTGGCAAGGCAGCGTGCTTGCTTCCTCCATTCACCCTACTAAAGACCAGtgctttcattttcttctcagtAAAGGTGCATTGAAGAATGACGACGGAGAAACGGCGCTTATCAGGGCAGCGTCAGTCAGCCGCTGGGACTTGTGTTACTTGCTACTTGATCAAGGGGCCAGCATTCATGCTTCCGATCCAAATGGTATGTACGGGTCCCCACTCCAAGCAGCGTGCACAATTATATCATTTGACCGTGAAGGGGGGGATTTCACCAAGAGAGTTAACTTCGTTGAGCGTCTGCTGGATCTCGGAGCAGATATCAATGCCCCAGGAGGCAACAATGGCAATGCCCTGAATACTGCGTGTCGGAGCGGCGATATTCATCTTGTAAAGATGTTGTTGGGCAGGGGAGCTGATGTCAATGCCAAGGACAGACTTGGTAACTACGCGCTGCAATATTCTCTCTCGGCTCCAAGAGATAGGCTGGATATCATAAAGTTGCTGCTAAGCAACGGGGCAAACGTCAATGCTCAGAGCTTTCAAGGAAGTGCTCTGCAGAACGCTTGTAGAGTGGGCTGTTCGAAAGATGAGATATCCCTTCTCCTCGAGTATGGCGCCAATATCCatgctgaaaaagaagagtatGGTTCAGCGCTtgaggctgccgctgcttaTGGACATGAATGGCTTGTTCGAGAGCTACTTGAACGAGGAGTCGATGTGAACGAAAGGGGTGGCCAATACAGAACCGCGCTCCAAGCTGCCTATCGCCTCTCCAACAGCGAGCAGGCACAAGATATGGCAAAGTTACTTCTTGACCATGGTGCTGATGTTCATGTCAAAGGTGGTATGTTTGGCAGCCCTTTGAacgttgcagcagcaaatctACGCCTTCCGAATagcagcatccagcagctgctggatttgGGCGTCGATATCAACGATTGCGAGGTAATAAATGGCAAAACAGCTTTACAAGCCACTTTAGAGAACTTTACCGACGACACTGAGCCCACAAAGTTAATTGAAAGGCTTCAATTTCTCTTCGAGCGCGGCGCTGATGCTAATGTTGGGGCGGAACTTTTCGGCTTCGCCCTCCATTCAGCAGTGATGGCCAATCATGAAAGCGTTAGGGTACCGCTCTATCGGAATGTAGGCTTGGAGTTTCTCCTTGACAACTACCCTGATATCAACGTCAATGCAGAGGGAGGCAAATATGGCTCTGCGTTACAGGCAGCGGCATACGCTGGTCAGCCTGAATCAGTCAAGCTGTTGATACAAAAAGGAGCAAAAGTCAATGCACAGGGAGGAGGGTATAAAAATGCCTTGAATGCAGCTACCATCTGGGGATTTTGGGATATTGTCACGATCTTACTGGATAATGGTGCGGAGCCAGACTGTTATCGATCAGAGAAGCCGGATGAAGAATGGCTTTGTAGAATGGTGGAGAAGTGTGGTCGAGGTGCTAGAGAAAGATATAAAAGGGTTTGGGAAATGAAGAACCCAAAGCTCGACGTAGCTGACCGGGGTTTATGA